A section of the Candidatus Omnitrophota bacterium genome encodes:
- a CDS encoding YbhB/YbcL family Raf kinase inhibitor-like protein yields the protein MALEIESPAFKAGEFIPKKYTCEADDISPPLFWKDAPEGTKSFILINDDPDAPGGDWVHWLVYNIPVQVNRLEENMQKMHFMANAMQGLTSFGSVGYGGPCPPPGKPHRYFFKLYALDTVLGLKPGANKKSLLKAMQGHILAEAELVGLYKR from the coding sequence ATGGCCTTAGAGATAGAGAGCCCCGCATTCAAAGCAGGAGAATTTATACCAAAAAAATATACATGCGAGGCAGATGATATCTCTCCTCCTCTTTTTTGGAAAGATGCTCCAGAAGGAACAAAAAGCTTTATCTTAATTAATGATGATCCGGATGCGCCTGGTGGAGATTGGGTGCACTGGTTAGTTTATAATATACCGGTCCAAGTAAACCGTCTAGAAGAGAATATGCAAAAAATGCACTTTATGGCTAATGCGATGCAAGGGCTTACAAGTTTTGGCAGTGTCGGCTATGGCGGGCCGTGTCCTCCACCGGGCAAGCCACACCGTTATTTCTTTAAGCTTTACGCCTTGGATACTGTTTTAGGTTTAAAGCCAGGTGCAAACAAGAAATCATTGCTTAAAGCAATGCAAGGACATATTTTGGCAGAGGCAGAATTAGTTGGTTTATACAAAAGATAG
- a CDS encoding V-type ATP synthase subunit D has translation MAKIKFTKGELKRQRDSLKQFEHYLPILQLKKQQLQIEIQHVHERLDLKLNEISSSKAAISIWAGLLNEGQKDIVAWITPKEIITKKFNIAGVDIPLFVRVNFADSEYDLFLTPLWVDIAIEKIRQLVVLYEQEKIFRSQLEILEHELRLTAQRVNLFEKVKIPEARENVRIIKIYLGDQQTNAVGRSKIAKKKTESLVLEEAVL, from the coding sequence ATGGCAAAGATTAAATTTACAAAAGGTGAACTAAAAAGACAACGTGATAGCTTGAAGCAGTTTGAGCATTATCTTCCGATTCTGCAGCTAAAAAAGCAACAGCTACAGATCGAGATTCAACACGTGCATGAAAGATTGGATTTGAAATTAAATGAGATAAGTAGTTCAAAGGCTGCGATAAGTATCTGGGCAGGATTATTGAATGAAGGCCAGAAGGATATAGTTGCTTGGATAACCCCCAAAGAGATTATTACCAAAAAGTTCAATATCGCAGGTGTTGATATACCTTTGTTTGTACGCGTGAATTTTGCAGATAGTGAATATGATTTATTTCTAACACCATTATGGGTAGATATCGCTATTGAGAAAATCAGGCAGCTTGTAGTTTTATATGAGCAAGAGAAGATATTTCGTTCTCAACTAGAGATCCTGGAGCATGAATTAAGACTGACAGCCCAGAGGGTTAATTTGTTCGAAAAGGTAAAGATACCTGAGGCAAGAGAGAACGTGCGTATTATAAAGATTTATTTGGGCGATCAGCAGACAAACGCGGTTGGCCGCTCAAAGATTGCCAAGAAAAAAACTGAGAGCTTAGTTTTAGAGGAAGCCGTCTTATGA
- a CDS encoding ABC transporter permease, with protein MDKIIKVLEKIGSYVIHALQLAGAIICFLIDVFATVFRRGLRPRQIADQIYELGVSAFWIVSIASLATGMVLAVQSAVVLVRFAATEYIAKLVALSLVRELGPVLTSLIFIGKSGAKVSAEIGAMNVNEQILATRALGIDPIDFFGISRILACIIVLPLLVFWCEILGILGGMLITVLQEGVSCFSYINQTFDSIRIVDFVGGMVKTLFFSLIIGIICCYKGFRTRGGSIGVGKYTTEAVALSSILVIVSNFLLTKIIINFWG; from the coding sequence ATGGATAAAATTATAAAAGTTCTTGAGAAGATAGGTAGTTATGTTATTCATGCCCTCCAACTTGCCGGCGCAATAATTTGTTTTCTTATTGATGTCTTTGCTACTGTTTTTCGAAGGGGCCTGCGGCCTCGTCAGATAGCTGACCAGATATATGAACTAGGCGTGAGTGCATTCTGGATTGTAAGTATTGCCTCTTTGGCTACGGGAATGGTGTTGGCTGTTCAGTCTGCCGTAGTTTTAGTGCGCTTTGCGGCAACAGAATATATCGCCAAATTGGTTGCCCTATCTTTAGTTAGAGAGTTAGGTCCGGTATTGACAAGTCTCATTTTTATCGGCAAATCCGGGGCAAAGGTTTCTGCTGAGATTGGGGCGATGAATGTCAACGAACAGATTTTAGCCACGCGTGCCTTGGGGATTGACCCCATTGATTTTTTTGGTATCAGCAGAATTTTAGCTTGTATAATAGTGTTGCCACTTCTTGTCTTTTGGTGTGAGATTTTGGGAATCTTGGGAGGAATGCTTATAACGGTTTTACAAGAAGGTGTAAGCTGTTTTTCTTATATAAATCAGACATTCGATTCTATACGCATTGTTGATTTTGTCGGCGGTATGGTTAAAACGCTATTTTTCTCCCTAATTATCGGGATAATCTGCTGTTATAAAGGGTTTCGAACAAGGGGTGGTTCCATTGGAGTTGGCAAATATACAACTGAGGCTGTAGCGCTTTCAAGCATCTTGGTTATAGTTTCTAATTTCTTATTGACAAAAATAATTATTAATTTCTGGGGGTAG
- a CDS encoding V-type ATP synthase subunit B: MHKIYNRITQIAGNVVTVEARDIGYKDLAEISSKNAKSLAQVIRIDGERIYLQVFAGSRGVSTGDRVRFLGHAMRVSFSENLLGRIFTGAGLPRDNGPALSENMIEIGGPPVNPAKRIIPRRMVRTGIPMIDVFNSLVESQKLPIFSVPGEPYNEVLVRIAMQAEVDLIILGGMGLKYDDYLFFRDTLNAHGSLSRSIFFVHTASDPTVECLLVPDISLAVAEQFALSGKRVLVLLSDMTNFADALKEISITMEQIPSNRGYPGDLYSQLASRYEKAVDFDTAGSITILAVTTMPGDDVTHPIPDNTGYITEGQFYLRNKSIEPFGSLSRLKQLVNGKTRKDHRTVMDRMIQFFADYRSTLEKQAMGFQMSQWDKKLLRYGKSFQEKMMNLSVNISLEEALDLGWQIMAEAFQPFETGIKSELIEEFWPKK, encoded by the coding sequence ATGCATAAAATATATAATCGCATAACGCAGATAGCAGGTAACGTTGTAACCGTTGAAGCAAGGGATATAGGCTACAAAGACCTGGCTGAGATATCTTCCAAGAACGCTAAATCCTTAGCCCAGGTAATTAGGATAGATGGAGAGCGCATCTATTTACAGGTTTTTGCTGGAAGCCGGGGTGTTTCAACTGGTGATCGAGTAAGATTTCTAGGTCATGCGATGAGGGTCTCCTTTAGTGAGAATCTCCTAGGCAGAATCTTTACCGGCGCAGGCCTACCTCGAGATAATGGCCCGGCATTAAGTGAGAATATGATAGAGATTGGCGGCCCGCCTGTAAATCCGGCAAAAAGGATTATTCCGCGGCGTATGGTGCGTACAGGCATACCCATGATCGATGTGTTTAATAGCCTGGTGGAATCTCAGAAGCTACCTATTTTCTCTGTGCCGGGAGAGCCTTATAATGAGGTCTTGGTGCGGATTGCAATGCAGGCAGAGGTAGATTTGATAATCTTAGGCGGTATGGGTCTAAAATATGATGATTATCTTTTCTTCCGGGACACATTGAATGCGCACGGTTCATTATCACGTTCAATATTTTTTGTGCACACTGCATCAGATCCTACTGTAGAGTGCCTCCTAGTTCCAGATATAAGTTTAGCCGTTGCTGAGCAGTTTGCACTTAGCGGCAAACGCGTCTTAGTGCTCCTTAGTGATATGACAAATTTTGCCGATGCCTTAAAGGAAATATCTATTACCATGGAGCAGATTCCTTCAAACAGGGGCTATCCGGGTGATTTATACAGCCAGCTGGCCTCACGCTATGAAAAGGCTGTTGATTTTGATACTGCCGGCTCTATTACTATTCTAGCGGTTACTACAATGCCGGGAGATGATGTTACCCATCCCATACCTGATAATACTGGATATATAACGGAAGGACAGTTCTACTTAAGAAACAAGTCTATTGAGCCTTTTGGTTCTTTGAGTCGGCTTAAACAGCTAGTAAATGGCAAGACAAGAAAAGATCACAGGACTGTTATGGACAGGATGATTCAGTTTTTTGCTGATTATCGCTCAACATTAGAAAAACAGGCCATGGGATTTCAGATGAGCCAATGGGATAAGAAACTCCTGCGTTATGGAAAGAGCTTCCAGGAGAAAATGATGAATCTTTCTGTAAATATATCACTTGAAGAGGCCTTGGATTTAGGTTGGCAGATTATGGCAGAGGCCTTTCAGCCTTTTGAGACGGGTATAAAGTCAGAACTTATCGAGGAATTCTGGCCCAAGAAATAA
- a CDS encoding V-type ATP synthase subunit K (produces ATP from ADP in the presence of a proton gradient across the membrane; the K subunit is a nonenzymatic component which binds the dimeric form by interacting with the G and E subunits) has protein sequence MDTSLLVQFKDLGVAASLAFAAMGSALGSGAAGMAAVGSWKKCFAQNKNAPFILTVFVGAPLSQTIYGMIVMNALLELASKGQFMWAAGILGGMAMGLSAWMQGKAGAAASDAMAETGKGFGNYLMVLGIIETVALFVMVFILMAAGKM, from the coding sequence ATGGATACAAGCTTATTAGTACAGTTTAAGGATTTAGGTGTTGCAGCATCACTTGCGTTTGCAGCAATGGGCTCTGCCTTAGGTTCTGGTGCAGCGGGTATGGCTGCGGTTGGTTCTTGGAAAAAATGTTTTGCCCAGAACAAAAATGCACCCTTTATCCTTACTGTCTTCGTAGGAGCGCCGCTTTCTCAGACAATTTACGGCATGATAGTGATGAATGCGCTCCTAGAGTTAGCAAGCAAAGGCCAATTTATGTGGGCAGCAGGAATTCTGGGTGGCATGGCAATGGGGCTGTCTGCCTGGATGCAGGGCAAGGCTGGCGCAGCTGCCTCTGATGCAATGGCAGAGACAGGCAAGGGCTTTGGTAATTACCTTATGGTTCTGGGTATAATTGAGACAGTAGCGCTGTTTGTGATGGTGTTTATTCTCATGGCAGCAGGCAAGATGTAA
- a CDS encoding alpha/beta hydrolase, with protein MKIFVFIVSFILFLVFYTRYIEKRSIFFPFKEIEVTPQDIGLGFEEVNLKTPDGENIHGWYVPAGANKKVLLFLHGNGGNISHRLEKIAIFNEIGITTFIIDYRGYGRSTGRPTEDGIYLDAHTAYNYLVKEKGITADEIIVFGESLGAQAAIDLAGKERIAALIIEAAFTSAKDMARAIYPFLPTIFLSVRFDSAAKIPNIDCHKLIIHSRNDEIVPFKLGKKLYEKARQPKEFLEIIGAHNNAVFDSKELFAARVKEFINKL; from the coding sequence ATGAAGATATTTGTTTTTATCGTAAGCTTTATTCTTTTCTTGGTTTTCTACACAAGATATATAGAGAAAAGAAGTATATTTTTTCCCTTTAAAGAGATAGAGGTTACGCCGCAGGATATAGGCCTAGGCTTTGAAGAGGTAAATTTAAAAACCCCAGACGGAGAAAATATTCATGGCTGGTATGTGCCAGCTGGAGCCAATAAAAAGGTTTTGCTTTTTTTGCATGGCAATGGCGGCAACATCAGCCACAGACTAGAAAAAATAGCAATCTTTAATGAAATCGGCATAACCACATTCATTATTGACTATCGGGGATACGGAAGAAGCACTGGCAGGCCAACTGAAGACGGAATATATCTAGATGCCCACACAGCCTATAACTATCTTGTTAAAGAGAAAGGCATAACCGCTGATGAGATTATAGTCTTTGGAGAATCCTTAGGGGCTCAAGCGGCGATTGATTTGGCAGGCAAAGAAAGAATAGCTGCGCTTATTATAGAAGCAGCGTTTACATCTGCTAAGGATATGGCGCGTGCTATCTACCCGTTCTTACCTACAATTTTTTTGTCTGTGCGTTTTGATTCGGCGGCTAAGATTCCTAATATAGATTGCCATAAACTGATAATTCACAGTCGTAATGACGAAATCGTTCCTTTTAAATTAGGTAAAAAATTATATGAGAAAGCTCGCCAGCCCAAAGAATTCTTAGAGATTATCGGAGCGCACAACAACGCAGTCTTTGATTCAAAAGAATTATTTGCAGCAAGAGTTAAAGAATTTATAAATAAATTATAG
- a CDS encoding DUF2764 domain-containing protein, with translation MRQYYYLIASLPLLEFAMKPPLKYSDFLKCSREQLSAHDMDIIQRTKITPAQDVDESQATLREWQIFDITLRNEIVKFRASRKLKDPAKYIRAPGYSDPFIASFAHWVTSQDSPMEAELSLDRERWQRLEELAKAHYFDIDYLITYALQLQILERWQMINSQPAIVALEALLEKEII, from the coding sequence ATGAGACAATATTATTATTTAATAGCAAGCCTGCCCCTTTTAGAATTCGCTATGAAGCCGCCTTTGAAATATAGTGATTTCCTAAAGTGCTCCAGAGAGCAGTTAAGTGCTCATGATATGGATATTATTCAAAGGACCAAGATTACGCCAGCGCAAGATGTAGATGAGTCACAAGCAACATTAAGAGAGTGGCAGATATTCGATATTACTTTAAGAAATGAGATAGTCAAATTTAGGGCCAGCCGAAAATTAAAAGACCCTGCTAAATATATACGCGCCCCGGGATATTCGGATCCCTTTATTGCTTCTTTTGCGCACTGGGTTACTAGCCAGGATTCTCCTATGGAGGCAGAACTTAGCCTGGACCGTGAAAGATGGCAAAGGTTGGAAGAATTAGCAAAGGCTCATTATTTTGATATTGATTATTTAATTACATATGCCTTGCAATTACAGATCTTAGAGCGTTGGCAAATGATAAATTCACAACCAGCAATAGTAGCATTAGAGGCATTACTGGAGAAAGAGATAATATAA
- a CDS encoding dihydroorotate dehydrogenase, whose amino-acid sequence MAVKQKNLSVRIGKLALSSPLIAASGTFGYGQELEGLIDFKDFGAIITKTITLKARKGNPPPRLIETPWGLLNSIGLENPGIDVFLRDKWPYLARLKTPVIISIGGETKDEFVRLTKRLDRLEDLKAIEVNISCPNIKKAKIKKRKTQGLTMFSQGIDETFAVVKVVRKLTSKTLIVKLTPNVTDISSIAIAASSAGADALCLVNTYFGMAVDIQNRRPQLANITGGLSGPAIKPLSLYAVYKTYKAVRKPIIGGGGIMNSADAIEFLTCGATALSLGTVNFINTKAPKEILTGIKGYLKKNKIKDIYKLRGSLRT is encoded by the coding sequence ATGGCAGTTAAACAGAAAAACTTATCAGTACGCATCGGTAAATTAGCCCTTTCTTCTCCTCTCATTGCTGCCTCAGGCACGTTTGGGTATGGCCAGGAGTTAGAGGGGCTGATTGATTTTAAAGATTTCGGCGCTATTATTACAAAGACAATAACCCTAAAAGCGCGTAAGGGAAATCCACCGCCTCGCTTGATAGAGACTCCCTGGGGGTTGCTTAATTCCATTGGACTAGAGAATCCTGGTATTGATGTATTCTTGAGGGATAAATGGCCATATTTAGCAAGATTAAAAACCCCTGTCATTATAAGCATAGGCGGAGAAACTAAAGATGAATTTGTAAGGCTTACTAAGCGTCTGGATAGATTAGAAGATTTGAAGGCAATAGAGGTTAATATCTCTTGTCCTAATATTAAGAAGGCGAAAATCAAAAAGAGAAAGACGCAAGGCCTAACAATGTTTTCTCAAGGTATAGATGAGACATTTGCTGTTGTTAAGGTAGTGCGTAAGCTAACGTCTAAGACATTGATTGTTAAGCTTACGCCCAACGTTACGGATATTTCTAGTATAGCCATTGCTGCCTCAAGCGCTGGAGCAGATGCACTTTGTTTAGTAAATACCTATTTTGGCATGGCTGTTGATATCCAAAACAGGAGGCCTCAGCTTGCGAATATAACCGGAGGTTTAAGCGGCCCGGCAATAAAGCCATTAAGTCTTTATGCGGTTTATAAGACATACAAGGCAGTGAGAAAACCTATTATCGGCGGAGGAGGCATTATGAATAGCGCTGATGCTATCGAATTTTTAACCTGCGGGGCAACAGCGTTGTCTTTAGGAACAGTAAACTTTATTAATACCAAGGCCCCTAAGGAAATTTTGACGGGAATAAAAGGCTATTTGAAAAAGAATAAGATTAAGGATATTTATAAGCTTAGAGGTAGTTTGCGTACATGA
- a CDS encoding histidine triad nucleotide-binding protein — MTDSFKDCIFCKIIKKEIPAKIVFENDTVLAFPDINPKAKTHILIIPKEHRKGLSALEENDISLSGRLMVAVADVAKKIKLDSYRVIINVGPDAGQTIFHLHLHLMSPDGGMV; from the coding sequence ATGACTGATTCTTTTAAGGATTGCATATTCTGCAAAATTATTAAAAAGGAAATTCCGGCAAAGATTGTTTTTGAAAACGATACAGTCCTAGCCTTTCCGGATATCAACCCTAAGGCAAAAACGCATATCTTAATAATTCCCAAAGAACATCGAAAAGGATTGTCTGCGCTGGAAGAGAATGATATTTCATTATCCGGCAGGCTAATGGTTGCAGTCGCTGATGTGGCCAAAAAGATCAAGCTGGATAGCTACCGGGTGATTATTAATGTTGGTCCGGATGCTGGTCAGACGATTTTTCATTTACATCTGCACCTTATGTCACCTGATGGTGGTATGGTCTAG
- a CDS encoding V-type ATP synthase subunit A gives MGKRQGKIVGITGNMVVAEFDDYVVQNEVAFILHGKERLKSEVIRVKGNKAELQVYEDTKGLKAGERVEFSDELLSVELGPGLLGQIFDGLQNPLPQLAQKCGFFLKRGVYLEALPDENKWEFHPVAKRGDKLKSGDKLGFVKEGMIEHWIMVPFALSGQLQVETIVSKGKFNLKQAIAKLKDESGKIHEATMQQIWPVKIPITAYAEKLKPQTPLVTNIRIVDTLMPVSLGGTYCIPGPFGSGKTVLQQLISKHAEVDIVVIAACGERAGEVVETLRTFPELKDPRTNRPLMERTVIICNTSSMPVSARESSVYTAVTIAEYYRQMGLKVLLLADSTSRWAQAMREMSGRLEEIPGEEAFPAYLETRIASFYERAGLVRLHDGSLGSVTIGGTVSPAGGNFEEPVTQATLKVVGAFHGLSRDRSNARKYPAIDPLESWSKYKSFIDDKERQKAQAILRRGHEVNQMMKVVGEEGTSLLDFITYLKGEFLDSVYLQQNAFDEVDAATIAERQKHTFHTIYKILERDFQLGDKDTARSFFQNLSQKFIEWNSIEWKTDAFSAKEKEIEKLISEKEKAGSANA, from the coding sequence ATGGGTAAAAGGCAAGGCAAGATTGTAGGCATAACCGGGAACATGGTAGTTGCAGAATTTGATGACTATGTTGTGCAAAACGAAGTCGCTTTTATTCTGCACGGGAAAGAGCGCCTAAAATCAGAGGTAATACGCGTAAAGGGCAATAAAGCAGAACTTCAGGTCTACGAAGATACCAAAGGCCTAAAGGCTGGAGAAAGAGTCGAATTTAGCGATGAGCTTCTTTCAGTTGAACTAGGACCGGGTCTTTTGGGACAGATTTTTGATGGACTCCAGAATCCCCTGCCGCAGCTTGCCCAAAAGTGTGGGTTTTTCTTAAAGCGCGGCGTATATTTAGAGGCATTGCCAGATGAAAATAAGTGGGAGTTTCATCCTGTTGCAAAGCGAGGCGATAAACTAAAATCAGGTGATAAACTTGGTTTTGTGAAGGAAGGCATGATTGAGCATTGGATTATGGTTCCCTTTGCATTAAGCGGCCAATTACAAGTAGAGACTATTGTCAGCAAAGGCAAATTTAATTTAAAGCAGGCAATCGCAAAGCTTAAAGATGAAAGCGGCAAGATACATGAGGCTACTATGCAGCAGATCTGGCCGGTTAAGATACCAATAACAGCTTATGCTGAGAAATTAAAACCCCAGACGCCTTTGGTTACAAATATTAGAATAGTTGATACATTGATGCCAGTGTCTTTAGGAGGCACTTATTGTATTCCGGGTCCTTTTGGTTCAGGAAAGACCGTACTGCAGCAGTTGATTAGTAAGCATGCAGAGGTTGATATTGTGGTTATAGCTGCTTGCGGAGAAAGGGCGGGTGAGGTTGTTGAAACGTTGAGGACATTCCCAGAGTTAAAAGACCCCCGCACCAATAGGCCGCTGATGGAGCGCACGGTTATTATCTGTAATACCAGCTCCATGCCGGTTTCTGCTAGAGAGTCTAGCGTCTATACCGCAGTTACGATCGCAGAATACTATAGACAAATGGGCCTTAAGGTATTGTTGTTAGCTGATTCTACTTCACGCTGGGCACAGGCAATGCGCGAGATGTCAGGTCGCCTGGAAGAGATTCCAGGAGAAGAGGCATTTCCTGCTTATCTTGAGACAAGGATCGCTTCTTTTTATGAACGGGCAGGACTGGTAAGACTGCATGATGGCAGCCTTGGCTCTGTAACAATAGGCGGTACAGTTAGCCCTGCAGGCGGGAACTTCGAAGAGCCAGTTACTCAGGCAACACTAAAGGTGGTAGGTGCATTCCACGGACTTTCACGCGATCGCTCAAATGCAAGAAAATACCCAGCAATAGATCCCTTAGAGAGCTGGAGTAAATACAAGAGTTTTATCGACGATAAAGAGAGACAAAAAGCCCAGGCCATCTTAAGAAGGGGCCATGAGGTAAATCAGATGATGAAGGTTGTGGGAGAAGAAGGCACTTCGCTTCTTGATTTTATTACTTATTTAAAAGGAGAATTCCTTGATTCGGTTTATTTGCAGCAGAATGCCTTTGATGAAGTGGATGCCGCTACAATTGCCGAAAGGCAAAAACACACATTCCATACAATTTATAAAATCTTAGAGAGAGATTTCCAGCTTGGGGATAAAGATACTGCTAGAAGTTTCTTCCAGAATCTAAGCCAGAAATTTATAGAATGGAACTCCATTGAATGGAAAACAGATGCATTTTCTGCAAAAGAAAAAGAAATAGAGAAGTTAATAAGCGAAAAGGAAAAGGCAGGATCCGCCAATGCATAA
- a CDS encoding VanZ family protein: MGLIIREPYVLIRRWRLFFAYVAFIYISLPFAPGIWERLIANFGNRVESSLFVIVVLAGTLIIFKFLSLRRQQTLVGILIICVVFSLFLVILRSLKLPAERIHLFEYVILPLFIYRSLKKEQKISTIYVKIFVIGFIAGFIDEVIQYMLPNRVFDVKDILLNGNGVLLGQGLLYCFKHLS, translated from the coding sequence ATGGGATTGATTATCAGAGAGCCCTATGTCCTTATCAGACGCTGGCGTTTATTTTTTGCCTATGTCGCTTTTATTTACATAAGCCTGCCCTTTGCCCCTGGCATCTGGGAAAGGCTTATAGCCAATTTCGGCAATAGGGTAGAATCATCTCTTTTTGTTATAGTTGTTCTCGCTGGCACCCTTATAATCTTTAAATTTTTATCGTTAAGAAGACAGCAAACATTAGTTGGGATATTGATTATTTGTGTTGTTTTTTCTCTTTTTTTAGTTATCTTGCGCAGTCTCAAACTTCCCGCAGAAAGAATTCATTTATTTGAATATGTAATATTACCGCTGTTCATCTACCGCTCTCTCAAGAAAGAGCAGAAGATAAGCACTATATATGTCAAGATTTTTGTAATTGGCTTTATCGCTGGATTCATTGATGAGGTAATTCAGTATATGCTTCCTAATCGAGTTTTTGATGTGAAGGATATACTTTTGAATGGCAACGGTGTATTATTGGGTCAAGGTCTCCTATATTGCTTTAAGCATTTGTCTTGA
- the pyrF gene encoding orotidine-5'-phosphate decarboxylase — protein sequence MKTKLIVALDVDSFSKAKAIVNRLGPCVRAYKVGSQLFIASGIEIVLWLKRKHKNVFLDLKLHDIPNTVAASARQITKLGVYMFTIHATGGKVMMRGCVKAVRSEASRLKIKKPAVLAVTVLTSQKSTNTKRDVLRLAKEALSCGVDGIVCSVEEAHLLHRKLKHKFILVCPGIRSATNKKSDQKRIATPQQAKKAQVDFIVVGRPIIEAPSASLAAVNILNALKER from the coding sequence ATGAAGACAAAACTCATAGTTGCATTGGATGTTGATAGTTTTAGTAAGGCAAAGGCTATCGTAAATAGATTAGGCCCTTGTGTGAGAGCTTACAAGGTAGGCAGCCAATTGTTTATTGCCTCAGGCATAGAGATTGTTCTCTGGCTAAAACGCAAACATAAGAATGTGTTTCTGGATTTAAAGTTGCATGATATACCCAATACTGTTGCTGCTAGCGCCAGGCAAATAACCAAACTTGGCGTTTATATGTTTACGATTCATGCTACTGGTGGCAAGGTGATGATGCGCGGCTGTGTCAAGGCAGTCAGATCAGAGGCAAGTCGCCTTAAGATTAAAAAACCAGCTGTGCTTGCTGTAACTGTGTTAACCAGCCAGAAATCCACCAATACCAAAAGAGATGTCCTGAGGTTGGCAAAGGAGGCGCTATCTTGCGGAGTTGATGGAATTGTCTGTTCAGTAGAAGAGGCACATCTTTTACATAGAAAACTAAAACATAAGTTCATTCTGGTCTGTCCGGGTATAAGAAGCGCAACCAACAAAAAATCGGACCAGAAAAGAATAGCTACGCCACAGCAGGCAAAGAAGGCGCAGGTTGACTTTATTGTAGTGGGCAGGCCAATAATAGAGGCTCCTTCTGCTTCTCTTGCAGCTGTAAATATATTGAACGCACTCAAAGAAAGATAG
- a CDS encoding DUF2156 domain-containing protein produces MVEVQANKGTIKDRLSSLSTFPDERGIKLEDKQTFDALFRQLQPEISEFSFTNLFCWQEAYSLAISRLDDFLIISSKQDDDVLFFAPLGNGDLKGIVRVCLKQVPGARVFRVPASLALLFSNEAGFKIKEDRDNYDYIYRRVDLVELKGKKYDAKRNFIRRFINTYKPVLRKMSEADIENCLKFQEEWCDYRSCGNDAGLMREKEAIREMLSNFEALQLSGVVIEINAKLEAFSLGEKLNDTTFVVHAEKGNGKFVGIYQAINNFFASSIPESFSFINREQDLGLMNLRKAKTSYQPHTFIKKFIVSKS; encoded by the coding sequence ATGGTTGAGGTTCAGGCAAATAAAGGAACGATAAAAGATAGGCTTTCTAGTCTGTCTACTTTTCCTGATGAGCGAGGAATCAAGTTAGAAGATAAACAGACCTTTGATGCGCTTTTTAGGCAATTGCAGCCTGAGATTTCCGAATTTAGTTTTACTAATCTTTTTTGCTGGCAAGAGGCATACTCACTTGCCATATCAAGATTAGACGACTTTTTAATCATCTCTTCAAAGCAAGACGATGACGTGTTGTTTTTTGCGCCTCTTGGCAATGGCGATTTAAAAGGGATAGTTAGAGTTTGTCTAAAGCAGGTTCCGGGTGCTAGGGTTTTTCGTGTTCCTGCCTCTCTTGCCTTGCTCTTTTCCAATGAGGCAGGTTTTAAAATAAAAGAAGACCGCGATAATTATGATTATATTTACCGCAGGGTTGATTTGGTCGAGCTCAAGGGCAAAAAGTATGATGCAAAAAGAAATTTCATCAGGCGCTTTATTAACACATACAAGCCTGTTTTGAGGAAGATGTCAGAGGCTGACATAGAAAATTGCCTCAAGTTTCAAGAAGAGTGGTGCGATTATAGGTCTTGTGGCAACGATGCTGGCTTGATGAGAGAAAAAGAAGCAATTAGAGAAATGCTTTCTAATTTTGAGGCACTTCAACTCTCCGGGGTTGTTATTGAAATCAACGCAAAATTAGAGGCATTTAGTTTGGGTGAAAAACTCAATGATACTACATTCGTCGTGCACGCAGAAAAAGGCAATGGGAAATTCGTTGGTATATATCAGGCAATTAATAATTTTTTTGCCTCTAGTATCCCTGAGAGTTTTTCCTTTATAAATCGCGAGCAAGATTTAGGCCTGATGAATTTAAGAAAAGCAAAGACTTCATATCAACCGCATACTTTCATTAAAAAGTTTATTGTTTCAAAGAGCTAA